The Drosophila biarmipes strain raj3 chromosome 2L, RU_DBia_V1.1, whole genome shotgun sequence genome has a window encoding:
- the LOC108034292 gene encoding FGFR1 oncogene partner 2 homolog translates to MSNLSVGQMIMDAQRMANRIKDLDALGTALLEEAENNNRLVESLRQYQDDIEALNRISNNKTNADMVNRIQQQNINSSEILKENRELKICIEDYERVMELMMQKYREHTVSKVLDSKFSFKELYNERMWQVIREQREKINEMAAVMQRAASVDDGMVQRELQTISQLRLENETLRELLQISKQYGSAQRPIRESDHLLEEKAVQTDSIADDSADDLSISGASVENMNNNSVIQMYSSPEQPVKAAAAAATNNSFTTAPVHSQNDTQAPIVTPETAAAAAAPAEQPLTNENNNGPAVNQTSTPPPATTQNESGEDLAAVAPAT, encoded by the coding sequence ATGTCGAACCTATCCGTGGGCCAGATGATAATGGACGCGCAGCGCATGGCCAACCGGATCAAGGACCTGGACGCCCTGGGCACGGCGCTCCTCGAGGAGGCGGAGAACAACAATCGGCTGGTGGAGAGCCTGCGGCAATACCAGGACGACATTGAAGCACTCAACCGCATCTCAAACAACAAGACCAACGCGGACATGGTCAATCGCATCCAGCAGCAGAACATCAACAGCTCCGAGATCCTGAAGGAGAACCGCGAGCTGAAGATCTGCATCGAGGACTACGAGCGGGTCATGGAGCTTATGATGCAGAAATATCGCGAGCACACCGTCTCCAAGGTCCTGGACAGCAAGTTCAGCTTCAAGGAGCTGTACAACGAGCGCATGTGGCAGGTAATTCGGGAGCAGCGCGAGAAGATCAACGAAATGGCCGCCGTGATGCAGCGGGCGGCCAGTGTGGACGACGGGATGGTGCAGAGGGAACTACAGACCATTTCGCAGCTGCGCCTGGAGAACGAAACGCTGCGCGAACTGCTCCAGATCTCCAAGCAGTACGGCTCCGCCCAGCGACCAATTCGGGAGAGCGATCACCTGCTGGAGGAGAAGGCTGTCCAGACGGACAGTATTGCGGACGACTCCGCCGACGACCTGTCCATATCGGGCGCCTCGGTGGAGAACATGAACAACAACTCAGTTATCCAAATGTACAGCAGCCCGGAGCAGCCGGTTaaggccgccgccgccgccgcaacCAATAACTCATTCACCACTGCCCCAGTTCACAGTCAAAATGACACTCAAGCTCCCATTGTGACGCCTGAGACGGCGGCTGCAGCGGCGGCGCCTGCTGAGCAACCTTTGACCAACGAAAACAACAACGGACCTGCTGTCAACCAAACCAGTACGCCGCCGCCAGCGACGACGCAAAACGAATCCGGCGAGGATCTGGCGGCTGTAGCGCCCGCAACATGA